Genomic DNA from Manihot esculenta cultivar AM560-2 chromosome 15, M.esculenta_v8, whole genome shotgun sequence:
ATACATCTCTTGATGTCAACGCCATCAATAATCAGCGTGAAACTGCAATGGATCTGGCTGATAAACTCCAATATGGAGATTCAGCATTGGAAATCAAGGAAGCTCTCACAGAGGCTGGTGCCAAGCATGCTAGGTATGTTGGTCAAGTGGATGAAGCAATGGAACTTAAGAGGACAGTGAGTGATATAAAGCATGAGGTCCACTCACAACTCATACAAAATGAAAAAACTAACAGAAGGGTTTCTGGTATTGCAAAAGAACTAAGGAAACTTCACAGAGAGGCTGTCCAAAATACCACCAACTCTGTAACAGTCGTTGCTGTTCTTTTTGCCTCAATTGCTTTCTTGGCTATATTCAACTTGCCTGGGCAATATATAAAGGATGGAAATGAAGCAGGGAAGGCAAACATAGCTGACAATGTTGGTTTCCGAGTTTTTTGCCTTCTAAACGCAACATCTCTCTTCATATCTCTAGCTGTCGTCGTGGTTCAGATCACCTTGGTGGCCTGGGACACTACAGCTCAGAAACAGGTTGTATCAGTTGTTAACAAACTGATGTGGGCTGCCTGTGCTTGCACTTGTGGGTCTTTTCTGTCTATTGCATTTGTGGTAGTGGGAAAAGGCAGTTCATGGATGGCTATAACAATAACCTTAATGGGTGCACCGATCCTTGTCGGGACACTTGCAAGTATGTGCTACTTCGTCTTCCGACAACATTTTGGAGCTTTTAAAGATTCGCAGAGGCGCATAAAAAGAGCTAGCGGAAGTAAGTCTTTCTCATGGTCAGTATACTCTGCAAACATATCAGATATTGAGGACTACAACTCTGATATGGAGAAGATATATGCTTTGTAAACACTGCATTCAGCAGTAAGACAGTACTTGGAAAGAAGATATGTGCTTTCCATTATGATCTCTTTGCTGTTGATATTGGCAGTGAACTATCCTTCCCAGCcaaagaaggaaaagaaaagaaagaaagaaagaaagaaaatggttCTATTTCTGGATTTTAGGGCTTTGCAAGCATGAGTTGCCTGGTTTTTCTTCTGTATTGTAATTGTTTACAGAAGGTTGACGAATGTATAATTTTGTATATGTTAGTTCTTGTAACTTGGTCTCCTGTTTATGTATGAAATGCCAGTATCACCTCATCTTGCCACATCGTACTATCCTGATGCCATTTGGGATTTGCTCACAATCCGGATTCCAGTTGGTACTTtatccctttttttttatttccttgaGATTTTAGCTCATGTTTCGATTCAAGTTCTAGATAAAGTTACTGGTATTAAATTAAGAGTGCTTGGATGGACTGGAAGGTGCCTTTGGATTCATAATAAAAGATAAGGACATAGCCACTTAACCCGATTGATAAAAGAatgacaaatgtattatgaACAGTATTTTTTTTGAACGGAAAAGCTgatagaattaaattaatttaaaaaattcagtttaatttttttattcattctgatttaatttttaattttaaaaattttaattattttaatttgatttaattttaataaaaaatttaaaaaatcaaattaatattatattatattatattatttttaataatataaaaaaattatataaagaaattaaatcatattaaaggtaaaatattttaatttaattttaaaatattaaaaataaaatgtaaaaggtaaaaaattaaactaatcaaatcgaattagattggttcaatttaatttaatttctaattaaaatcaattcaatttaatttttataaatatcaaaattttaacttttaatttatttaatacgaTTTAATTTCAAATCGAATCAATGGAATACACCATTTAGCATTCATATAAAAATGTTCAATGGCTAATATTTATACTAAATAGCTATGCtctgtttttttattaaatatgattGATATTGTCATTGgtacctttattttttttatgatttaaataattattttattaataattaagtgTTATgatttaaatagttattttattaataattaattgccAGGACTGATTGCttgcaattaaaatttattatttaaaactcgttttattttaatatgcatgcatttcgtaaaaatgacatttttttttcattttttcatttttcattgtttttatacttttaggttattattatttttttaaacaatattattaaaggaaaataatattttaatatattatatttttaaaatagttagAATATATAAGAAAGTTGATACTTTAAATTGAAGAAAACAATCATATAATTTAACCaacaagaaatatatatatatataatattattttaaaattattttaagattaaattatatatttttataaatttaaaattaatatctaacgatcaaattcaaaaatttatttaatataaaaatatattaaattaaaatagtgaATAATTCATATAAAgtgcaaataaaataactagTGAAAAGTTGAAAATATACAAAAGTAATTTCAGTATTATAGGTATTTATGTCAATACGCCTGATTATCAAAAACACTTTGGCTGAAATATCTATTGTTTATGATTAGGTCTTATAAGATttgaaaataagagaaaagattatGATTACAAGTCAGTTATAATTTTTAGGTGTCTATTcctataaaaattgaatataaatttataattcatattaaattatttaatttaaaaaaattactatttaatttttcaattttaaaaaaatatattaaaaaattcttaacatattaaaaaatatactaattagtctctattaattttaactgttaaatattataaaaaaattaaaatattactcatataaaaaaattaattaataaaatttttaaaaatttaaaaaatcaattaatatattttttaaaattataaaaattaaataataaaatatttaaaataaaattaaaaaaaatattaaaaatattttaatatattttttaaaactaaaaaactaactaataaatattgcctaaataataattttcgtTTGATTTAAATGTTAATCAATTTGCAGAACACACCGGCAATTTTGTATGAGGGCATAATGGAtgatttcttcttttacttTACCCGacctcaataaatattttattatgtttaaagttttaatttatttaatatatttatatataaatattatttttaataaatattactaatattatgtttataatttatatttttatatataattttttaaataaataattttatattgaaaaagttaaaaaaaaaatattgtggGGAAACTAGTCACAACTTCAAGAAGAATTTTCACTTATGGGGAGATGGAAGGAAAAcacgcaaaaaaaaaaaaaatcgtaaGCATTAACTTctatatttttacaatttttaaaaattaaataaaatctattaattagaattataaataattggtgcaaaaataaaataattagtaaaaatttaaaattatactataattatttatttatatattccaTAAATACAAATAGACAACATAtccatataaaaatatattttgattgaaatatttttatttattaatttaaaattaattgatcaAGAAATTGATTGatgattaattataaaatttaaaaaaataacgaaataaaaaattttaatctaaaaatataaaataaaatattataatcgtaattattttttattataatttaaaatatatcatctaaccctataaaaataaaacatatgattTTATATCATTTCATTCATTAGTTATTATGATTTCTCATAAATCAtaatacttatttttttattattcagtTTTTGCTTTTTGGACTAATATAGCTATCTCTGGTGAGCTCCACAGTCAGTAGTTGTACAGTCAGTAGTTATAATTATTGATGCTTATATTGCTGATTTTATATATTACGTTGGAGGTGTATTTGATGAAAAAATTATCAGATTTATGATTATCTTGTACCACTGATAATATGAATAACACAAATTATATTGTATTAGTAATTGGGTATGTTACTGCTATTTTTTCATCAAGAATTCATGGGGAATTCAATGGGGAGGATATGCAAGATTAGCAAGGGCGGGTGAAACTGGAATTTGTGGAATAACAAAATGGCCTAACATtcctttagtttaattttaatttaatttttatttcctagctaattgttttaattttatttactagTTAATTGCAGTATGGGTTAGAGTTTATCATGCAGAAAGTTTCACTTTCTTAATAAAATCAGTTTTATTTCATTTCATATttgaattagaatattttatttttataattttgatgcattttataacttaaatttattttttaaatcaataatATAATCACTTAAATACATGTAAGGAGGCAAAAATTTAATAcagaatattataaatatttaataatttttattagaaaaaaaccTAAGAATGGAAATTTGTTATAAATTgacaaataatataaaagtatattttaatagagatatttttatttattaattcaaaatcataaatattaatgaTGATGAGATTGACTaatagataattataaaatttgaaaagaatGATGAGATAAAATATTATGATTCAGAagtatcaaataaaatattataatcataactactttttgttataatttaaaaatatcttgCCATCCCCTATACAAATAGAAAACATACCTTCTATACATCATTTCATTAGTCAGTTATCATGGTTTCCTTATTTTCATTGTTCATCTTAGCTCTTTCGGTTAATGTAGCTATCTCTTGTGAGCTCTACCATCAACCGCCCACCATGATGGAGAAGTATGAACAGTGGATGGCAAGATATGGAAGGGTTTATAAAGATTCTGATAAGCAACAGAAACGTTTTCAAATATTTTGGTAGAAGCTTTCAATGTCGTCGAAAATAAATCCTTTAATGTAAACATTAATCAATTTGCAGATCTAACCCAAGAAGAgtttaaaaaatactattttggAGCTAAACCTCCTTCTCAATCCAGTTTAAAAAATGTTCAAACTTTGaattatgaaaacatgattgaTTTGCCTCCTTCAATAAATTGGAAAGCTGCTGGATAGGCATCAAGGACCAAGGCCAATGCGGTATGATATAAAattgttttatatttattatatattaagcaTATTCAATATCTTATTAACTtgttgaaaatgaaaataaatacagCAAATTGCTAGGTTTTTGCAGTAGCAGCAGTCGCTAAATCTTTAAAGTATGATTATTGTGGTTATGGTTATCCATTACATGCCTATAGCTATATAATGACTAATGGTGGCTTTGACTACAGAATACAATTAAAGGGTTATTGTGCAAATTGGTGTGCAGATCAAATTGCAGTTGGAATACAAAACTATTATAGTCTTCCATCTTATTCAAAGGCCACAATTATGCAGGCACCGGTGCAACAACTAGTGatgataattataaattattaaatggaCTAACATCTTGTACTAACACATGTTGTACCATTGATAACACAAATCATGTTgtattagtgattaattatgGTACTGATCCTTATAGAAGGGGCTATTTTCTCATCAAGAATTCATGGGAACCCAACGGGGAGAGGGAGGATGTGGAAGATTGTTAAGGATGGGTAGAGCTGGCATTTGTGGAATAACTGGCCGAGCATtcctttagtttaattttagtttttattttagttttaggtTTTATTTACTAGTTAATTAGTATGGGTTAGAAAGTTTTTCAGGTAGAAATTTCActattttgtaataaaattaataaatttttttaataggactatttaaatttaattctattattttaatataaatttaatttcattatttcaaTTGCGATTTATTACTCCACCTACTTTGATTAAATACAATTAGAGACCATAATGATcacaattaaaagaatttaattgaattatatgtatatatatatatttttttttggaataaaaccataaaattaaataaattagaactgaataaaaataaaaaatcaaatttcaacTGTTTTAAACCTTCAATTTTAATATCTCatacttttcaaaatttaaatcaataattAGTTGTGAAtgagttattataattttaattttatttttaattctatttgtatttaaaattcatttcaaacgggattattttattataattaatttttaagaaacaTTGGTTCATCATTTCTATATTtgaatcaaattttttaaagttattttatttattttattaaaaattatgataCTTATAGAaacttaatattatttattttgttgataATTAAATTCGGTATATCATATCTATTTAATATAAGAATTgttcaattaaatatatattcaattaaattcaaGGTTGTAGTGATCTATAATATTGATGGAAAATTCTGGTTTTATGTTATAGAATGGAGGTTATTTAATGGAAAATTACCAAATGGACAACCTTTTGTACCTCTGATAACACAAATCATGTTGTATTAGTGATTGATTATGGTACCGATCCTTATGGAAGTGACTATTTTATCATCAAGAATTTATGGGGAACCCAATGGGGAGAGGGAGGATATGGAAGATTGTTAAGGGTGGGTGGAGCTGGCATTTTTAGAATACCAAACTGGCCCGAGCATtcctttagtttaattttagtttttattttctagttttagtttttattttctagTTAATTAGTATGgattagaaaatttttttaggttgaaatttaactatttttataataaaatcagtattatgaataaatttattcaACAGAATtgtctaaatttaattttattattctaatataaatttaatttcattatttcaaACTGTGATTTATCACTCTATTCTTTCTGTTTAAATACAACTAGAAACGGTCAtaataattacaattaaaagaatttaattgaattattactTTTagagtaaaaccataaaattaaatcaattagaatcaaataaaaataaaaaattaaaattcaaccgTTTTAAACCTTCAATTGTAATATCTCATactttttagaatttaaatcaATAATTAGTTGTGAATAAGTTAtcatagttttaattttatttatttattttaatttttattattaaattaattgtagagtttatatgaatttaaaatttttaatcttatttgtatttaaaattcatttcaaacggatttgttttattataattaagttTTTAGAAATATTGGTTCATCATTTCTATATttgaatcaatttttttaaaattattgtatttattttattaaaaattatgatactgataaaaaaatttattttgttgataaTTAAATTTCGCATATCAtagtatatttaatatatattatatatattgaattaaattcaaggttaattaataatcaatttctagtttcattattataatactaataaaactttaaaactacttattatattgataataaaatttatagttactaaatttaaatacataaatgattaaattaaagATGCAGGTAATTAAATTCATGCTAAATCTTTTCAAAacgataatttataataattctaattttttataatttatctataattcaaattttttgaaaatatttttagcaaATTTTATCATGAAAGCTTTTTAAAAAGGATCGTATATATAAACTTTCTAtttgcaaataatttttttaaactgagagtaatttatatattattgtaatataattatggtattttttttcttttagtgaTCAAAATCtgttaatttaaattatgtataattattttcataataatgGTAAGGGTAGTAAGCCTAGTATTCTCCTAAATACGATTAAATACAAAAACTATGGATGAATTTATGGTCCTTTTATCCAgcagaaggaaaagaaaaaaacacaATTCTAAAATATTTTGCTCTTCCATTATTCCAACCTTTCGATTTATCAAGCTTGCAGAATTTACcagtgattttttttaataaaaaagtctGTTTACAAATTTCTCATACAACttaaatacaattaaaaatctaaaagaTTATCTTATATTGTTGGCCATAATAATCACAATAAAATAGTTGAATTATTTTAACCGTATGATTTCTAACGCATTTTGCTCTTGCCCTTGTGGCTttcaatagaaaaataatagaacCACATGGTCATTCTCTTTCTACAAAGAGAAATAATAGCTCTACTTACTTCAATACCTCTCCCTCTtctctctttttcctttttttttacagTTCCCAATCTCTATAAATTCAACAGAACAATCtagatataaaattttaaagttatatCGAATCTCATCAAAAGCTGTAGAACAAAGGCAGGAAATTAACAGCATGTTCAAAGCTGTAGCTGCCCCGGTCCTCTCCTAGATGATGTTGAAGGAGGCCTATTCATGGGATCTTCTGGTCTTTGTATTTCCTGCACGCACCATATCATTCAAAAATAGAGCACATGCAAACCTTTACTAACAGAATTTGTGCAAACCTGAATTCAATGTAGTAGAATTGTTGCGTGATTTAGCATGCATGCGATGCTGGGACTGTATTTGCTCCAACTGCTGAAGCCTTGAACCAAAATTAAACTTCCCAACCTCCTGCTTTACATCACCATCCTCGGATATTTGCGATCCACTAGGAATATGACGTCCAATTTCAGAGCCTGAAGATGTTCCCATAATTTGATCGCCATTGAAGGAATATGAAGGGACCGTTTTTAAACGAGTCCGTAATATCTTAAAAGCAGCACTTTGCTGTGTCCAACGATCAAATAAGAAACACATAAAAGTGCTAATACAACAAACTACTAATTATTAATGCTACACATATatctagagagagagagagaactgCAAAATTcactattcttttaatttttattttaaaaatttttaaaatcctttGCATCTTTCCAACTATATTTCCATCCCTTCAGATAATAAATCATAGATAAGAGAGAGTTTCTATCCTATGCTTAAAATGCTAAACCAGAAACACAAATTCCATAAGAAGCTCATCGGCAAAGCCTCATCCTTCCTAGCCACACATGTCCATACATAAATGTGAGACATATGAAGGCATTAGCATATCCACAGGTTATAGCTGCCCCTGCCCATTACAGAGGCAAAAATGAGATTTGAACACAAGTATTTGCAATATCATGTATACCTGGGGGAGTAACATCAAGAGACCATTCAAAGCTTTTAATAACCACGTGTATCTTCCTGGTTCAAGAAGCTGCAAAACCCTCAAAATGGCTATGACACTCAACAAAATAACTAAACTGAATAAGGCAGGTAACTGCAGGAAATCTAAGCtagcaaattaaaatttaagagaagTTCAACAGCATTAATCACAAAACATACAGATCATTTACGTGAATAGTACAAGTAGTCAACTACAATTCAATCCCGGAAATACACAAAACAATCCGACAATAATGATGATACATCACTTCAAATGCTAAATCTGGCTGTTTCCCATGTACAGTGACCACACTTCAAAATACAAAATGCAGAAGATGATCATCTATCAACAAACCCTCCCCCCACAGTCGTGTTGATTGGGTATCAACATCCCATCAAAAGCAAACATCTTAAAACTCCACGAAAGCAAAACTATATGAATAGCTTGCAACAGCACATTACAAGGAATAGCCAGAGAGGAACATGAAGAAATATGATGACAGAAAAGTTCAATCATCAGACTAACTTTTCATTCCAGGACAGTGATCAGAAGATGACAATGCAACACAAATTAtcaaaatatgaataaaaaatgaAGTAATATGAAAAATCTCTATAGCCTTACAAAGTATATCAAATTTAAGCATAATACTTCTACGAGGTAGAAAGGCATAACCTGAGAGTTTCAACTATGCACCTGCAATCTAAGATAAGCAAAGATTGGAGTTTCTAGCAAACGAATCAATTTATCCAGTTGGACCAAGAATTTGACATTGATATCTTCCTCTACCAGAGACTGAATCACCACACTTGCATGCTGGTATGTCTGAATGAAAAATGATCACAATGGCAACAAAATCAGAGTGGAAAAAAAATCATGAGACAGGAAGAGAGACAGAAGATTTACTCTTACCTGTGCTAATAAGCAAAGACTTACAATTGCCATAGGTGAATGGCACCATGAAGTGTATAAAGAGACAAATAAATCTTTTCCAGCAGGATTTACTAGTGATTGTTTTAAGATCTCCCGAAGCTCAGCTAGTTCAGAGGAAGCAAGTAAGATCAAATTCAGAGCctgaaaaaaattaagagaagtaaatacataaaataaaaaattagaaagtGAGAatcttgaaaaaataaaattgtgatCTATAATTATATTGCAAATGCTTCAACTATTATCATTCAGCTGCTATGTTATGTAGAACTTATGAAGATGCtgcaatcaattttcagaagaATGACTAAACCTGAACCATAATAGAAGCAAAATCCAGATCAGCTTCACCCTCCAGTATAGTGGAGAGTTCCCGATAGACCCTTTCAGCATCTAAAAGTACGCAGAGTCTTCGGATAATCAAGGCACCACGCCTATAAAGAGATGGGAATAATTTACAGCAAAAGTGAACAACTAAATCatgaatttaattaaagaaactagaagaaaagaataagagaGATACACTCACTTCTCCAGAAGAGAATTGTCAATACGGAAATTATGCACCAAGAAAAAAACAAGTTGACGGAAGTGTTGTGTATCTTTTGCTATACATGCATGAACCTCAAGAACAAGGAGTACCACCTGGAAAGATGTTCAGCATTGCACca
This window encodes:
- the LOC110601717 gene encoding ankyrin repeat-containing protein At2g01680 — encoded protein: MMEPKSLRFITHQSFFLAVRSGDLHSLKEIVEKLTKDEPSDGSSPVSDLMATQTDAGETALYIAAENNLEEVFSYLINFYDLETVKIRAKSGIDAFHVAAKKGHLGIVKKLLSIWPELCKFCDSSNTSPLYSAAVQDHLDVVNAILDADASSVRIVRKNGKTALHTAARYGLVRIVKALMDRDPGIVCIKDKKGQTALHMAVKGQSTAAVEDILLADSSILNERDKKGNTAVHIATRKSRPLILSLLLSYTSLDVNAINNQRETAMDLADKLQYGDSALEIKEALTEAGAKHARYVGQVDEAMELKRTVSDIKHEVHSQLIQNEKTNRRVSGIAKELRKLHREAVQNTTNSVTVVAVLFASIAFLAIFNLPGQYIKDGNEAGKANIADNVGFRVFCLLNATSLFISLAVVVVQITLVAWDTTAQKQVVSVVNKLMWAACACTCGSFLSIAFVVVGKGSSWMAITITLMGAPILVGTLASMCYFVFRQHFGAFKDSQRRIKRASGSKSFSWSVYSANISDIEDYNSDMEKIYAL